A single Opisthocomus hoazin isolate bOpiHoa1 chromosome 1, bOpiHoa1.hap1, whole genome shotgun sequence DNA region contains:
- the IL17D gene encoding interleukin-17D, giving the protein MQRGAGHSSNSSSAERASGTARRRSPPLSPASSGSPTAMQPGRVRAALLCAALLCGALLPLRPEAAKAPRRPARTRTCAERPEELLEQLYGRLAAGMLSAFHHTLQPEPPGRQHNASCPAGGRPPADKRFRLPVNLRSASPWAYRISYDPTRYPKYIPEAYCLCKGCLMGIFGEENFHFRSTPVYMPTVILRRTSSCAGGRYVYTEDYVTIPVGCTCVPEQEKEAESVNSSIDKQEMKLLVSQNKPSSE; this is encoded by the exons ATGCAGCGAGGAGCGGGGCACTCTTCCAACAGCTCCTCCGCCGAGAGAGCCAGTGGCACGGCGCGGCGCCGCAGCCCGCCGCTCTCCCCGgcttcctccggcagcccgaccGCCATGCAGCCAGGCAGG GTGCGGGCGGCGCTGCTGTGCGCAGCGCTGCTGTGCGGGGCGCTGCTCCCGCTCCGCCCGGAGGCCGCCAAggcgccccggcggccggcgCGGACCCGGACCTGCGCCGAGCGgccggaggagctgctggagcagctgtaCGGGCGGCTGGCGGCGGGGATGCTCAGCGCCTTCCACCACACGCTGCAGCCCGAGCCGCCGGGCCGCCAGCACAACGCCAGCTGCCCCGCCGGGGGCCGGCCGCCCGCCGACAAGAGGTTCCGGCTCCCCGTCAACCTGCGCAGCGCCTCGCCGTGGGCCTACAG AATTTCATATGACCCCACAAGATATCCTAAATACATTCCTGAAGCGTACTGTCTGTGCAAAGGCTGCCTCATGGGGATCTTTGGCGAGGAGAATTTTCACTTCCGCAGCACCCCTGTGTACATGCCAACAGTCATCCTCCGTCGCACGTCGTCATGTGCTGGGGGCCGTTATGTCTACACAGAAGATTATGTCACTATCCCAGTGGGCTGCACTTGTGTACCTGAGCAAGAAAAAGAGGCTGAAAGCGTAAATTCGAGCATAGATAAGCAAGAAATGAAGTTACTGGTAAGCCAGAACAAGCCATCATCAGAATGA